A region of Asterias amurensis chromosome 20, ASM3211899v1 DNA encodes the following proteins:
- the LOC139952762 gene encoding carbohydrate sulfotransferase 11-like isoform X2, whose translation MRLRLRKFCSKQRLSLLACLLVALFILCYLSLWRTAKPDVCGIVCATSEKDTKKSPTDQAAEVKTKLIPQVDVTSGRDQSLTLRHHNDLKADATPTRPKHDQGATPTRPKHDQGAPPTLPKPDKDGTPLSKHQQNSTSLPVASQDKTSTMNSSTKKQNKSINIVNNEGYMQSNSSLYEKWTHEQELKKKHVQDTCKSLRGDSRAANLNYDLTEAVLKTLNHLLVVDSHKIIYCYVPKIGCTSWKRILLVLLEKFKRVEDVSHMGAHYTPIPNLSKFTLDEVKQRLRNYTTFMITRDPVERVVSCFRDKFEKDNPDNRGLQRNVMPGIQGKSGNYNKSDKILPKVDFPQFARYVSDSQNIFGNYGPTEHWNEVYKMCHPCLVRYDFIGEFDKLTRDSELILKATGLEKAVRFPKATNPTNSSGDSVANKYLSLLNKTEITALNKRYEIDAELFGYSDQPVPL comes from the exons ATGAGATTGAGGTTGCGGAAATTTTGCTCTAAGCAGAGGTTATCGTTGTTGGCCTGCTTACTTGTGGCGCTGTTCATACTTTGTTACCTTAGTCTTTGGAGGACAGCTAAACCAGATGTGTGTGGAATCGTTTGTGCGACGTCAGAGAAAG ATACAAAGAAATCGCCTACAGATCAAGCGGCTGAAGTGAAGACTAAGCTGATTCCACAG GTTGATGTAACCAGTGGCCGGGACCAGTCTTTGACACTGCGTCACCACAATGACCTCAAAGCAGACGCTACCCCAACTAGACCTAAGCACGACCAAGGTGCTACCCCAACTAGACCTAAGCACGACCAAGGTGCTCCCCCAACTTTACCTAAGCCCGACAAAGATGGAACCCCACTATCTAAACACCAGCAAAATAGTACCTCTCTACCAGTAGCCTCACAAGACAAAACCTCAACAATGAACTCCTCGACAAAAAAGCAGAACAAAAGCATCAACATCGTAAACAATGAGGGTTACATGCAATCCAATTCGTCTCTGTATGAAAAATGGACGCATGAGCAAGAGTTGAAAAAGAAACACGTCCAAGATACATGTAAGTCCCTCCGGGGTGATTCCAGGGCAGCCAACCTCAATTATGACCTAACTGAAGCGGTACTCAAAACACTCAACCATCTCCTAGTTGTGGACTCGCACAAAATCATCTACTGCTACGTTCCCAAAATCGGATGTACAAGCTGGAAGCGAATTCTTTTGGTGTTACTTGAGAAATTCAAAAGAGTCGAGGATGTTTCCCATATGGGTGCCCACTACACACCAATTCCAAACCTATCAAAGTTCACTCTAGACGAAGTAAAACAGCGATTAAGAAACTACACCACTTTCATGATCACAAGGGATCCGGTCGAGAGGGTGGTTTCATGTTTCAGGGACAAATTTGAGAAGGACAATCCGGACAACCGTGGCTTACAACGGAACGTCATGCCGGGCATCCAGGGTAAATCCGGTAACTATAACAAATCCGACAAGATCCTGCCCAAGGTTGACTTTCCACAGTTTGCACGGTACGTCTCCGACTCCCAGAACATTTTCGGTAACTACGGACCGACGGAACACTGGAACGAGGTGTATAAAATGTGCCATCCCTGCTTGGTGAGGTACGACTTCATTGGGGAGTTCGATAAGCTGACCCGGGACTCGGAACTCATTTTGAAGGCAACGGGACTCGAAAAAGCCGTGAGGTTTCCGAAGGCAACGAACCCTACCAATAGCTCCGGTGATTCCGTAGCGAATAAATATTTATCTTTATTGAATAAGACAGAGATCACTGCTCTTAATAAGAGATATGAAATTGATGCCGAGTTATTTGGGTATTCCGATCAACCAGTGCCGCTTTAA
- the LOC139952762 gene encoding carbohydrate sulfotransferase 11-like isoform X1, whose translation MVLLSDIKSSCTCGVNMRLRLRKFCSKQRLSLLACLLVALFILCYLSLWRTAKPDVCGIVCATSEKDTKKSPTDQAAEVKTKLIPQVDVTSGRDQSLTLRHHNDLKADATPTRPKHDQGATPTRPKHDQGAPPTLPKPDKDGTPLSKHQQNSTSLPVASQDKTSTMNSSTKKQNKSINIVNNEGYMQSNSSLYEKWTHEQELKKKHVQDTCKSLRGDSRAANLNYDLTEAVLKTLNHLLVVDSHKIIYCYVPKIGCTSWKRILLVLLEKFKRVEDVSHMGAHYTPIPNLSKFTLDEVKQRLRNYTTFMITRDPVERVVSCFRDKFEKDNPDNRGLQRNVMPGIQGKSGNYNKSDKILPKVDFPQFARYVSDSQNIFGNYGPTEHWNEVYKMCHPCLVRYDFIGEFDKLTRDSELILKATGLEKAVRFPKATNPTNSSGDSVANKYLSLLNKTEITALNKRYEIDAELFGYSDQPVPL comes from the exons ATAAAGTCAAGCTGTACATGTGGAGTAAACATGAGATTGAGGTTGCGGAAATTTTGCTCTAAGCAGAGGTTATCGTTGTTGGCCTGCTTACTTGTGGCGCTGTTCATACTTTGTTACCTTAGTCTTTGGAGGACAGCTAAACCAGATGTGTGTGGAATCGTTTGTGCGACGTCAGAGAAAG ATACAAAGAAATCGCCTACAGATCAAGCGGCTGAAGTGAAGACTAAGCTGATTCCACAG GTTGATGTAACCAGTGGCCGGGACCAGTCTTTGACACTGCGTCACCACAATGACCTCAAAGCAGACGCTACCCCAACTAGACCTAAGCACGACCAAGGTGCTACCCCAACTAGACCTAAGCACGACCAAGGTGCTCCCCCAACTTTACCTAAGCCCGACAAAGATGGAACCCCACTATCTAAACACCAGCAAAATAGTACCTCTCTACCAGTAGCCTCACAAGACAAAACCTCAACAATGAACTCCTCGACAAAAAAGCAGAACAAAAGCATCAACATCGTAAACAATGAGGGTTACATGCAATCCAATTCGTCTCTGTATGAAAAATGGACGCATGAGCAAGAGTTGAAAAAGAAACACGTCCAAGATACATGTAAGTCCCTCCGGGGTGATTCCAGGGCAGCCAACCTCAATTATGACCTAACTGAAGCGGTACTCAAAACACTCAACCATCTCCTAGTTGTGGACTCGCACAAAATCATCTACTGCTACGTTCCCAAAATCGGATGTACAAGCTGGAAGCGAATTCTTTTGGTGTTACTTGAGAAATTCAAAAGAGTCGAGGATGTTTCCCATATGGGTGCCCACTACACACCAATTCCAAACCTATCAAAGTTCACTCTAGACGAAGTAAAACAGCGATTAAGAAACTACACCACTTTCATGATCACAAGGGATCCGGTCGAGAGGGTGGTTTCATGTTTCAGGGACAAATTTGAGAAGGACAATCCGGACAACCGTGGCTTACAACGGAACGTCATGCCGGGCATCCAGGGTAAATCCGGTAACTATAACAAATCCGACAAGATCCTGCCCAAGGTTGACTTTCCACAGTTTGCACGGTACGTCTCCGACTCCCAGAACATTTTCGGTAACTACGGACCGACGGAACACTGGAACGAGGTGTATAAAATGTGCCATCCCTGCTTGGTGAGGTACGACTTCATTGGGGAGTTCGATAAGCTGACCCGGGACTCGGAACTCATTTTGAAGGCAACGGGACTCGAAAAAGCCGTGAGGTTTCCGAAGGCAACGAACCCTACCAATAGCTCCGGTGATTCCGTAGCGAATAAATATTTATCTTTATTGAATAAGACAGAGATCACTGCTCTTAATAAGAGATATGAAATTGATGCCGAGTTATTTGGGTATTCCGATCAACCAGTGCCGCTTTAA
- the LOC139952758 gene encoding protein dispatched homolog 1-like, translating to MTSVRRASGNGDRLRDPHGDPRRVKRQSDGMDERRRPGGVCFMYSRILARFWYVICLLVFLTVGAYTALSLTAYELPDFSNPSEGFETRGTVITSRFVSLGNLVDDEDLVMTRPLAVDNSQTRVKRQTGADAGVQFCYSIEYWGEFVPVMVFETVDRGNMLTTSAIKSVCSTGERLVTTHPSFTANCLCVGTYTDRACPSTWSLGNYIALFSNKSSCADISDEDVASTMALLQRCAKFVHNGTRSEREFEYAVPGSIPAECSQHNYAVHTVLYYLLPAVFTKGILDGVTPLESRITAVFYPIYGHQRNILETIFTENIMPVAYEDGITTIKAVDFFIKFRLFSSNLFADSLYMGIGIGLIFLLIWVYTGSFLVTLAALFNMIFSLILGYFFFTVVFSRPFFPFGNFMTVILIIGVGADDTFVFMDLWKQSRAKLGIEDLPLLVHETLRHASVTMFVTSVTTAAALFATVISDITVVKCFAVFAGTSIMMNLVLTLTLLPAVIVMQHKIAVCCCGSKSQRSTPNTETKCTSCLNILFKPITVIVERVIPFLVSKLRYLWITLFTLLMIGGAVVIFFQPGFQLPSQAEFQFFASSHPFELYDFVYKDQFSFSEENFPDADGTIIWGVQAVDNGNHWKPGDSGTLVLDDSFQFYEQEHQTWMLNFCAELRNQSFVNPDEPVRCFIENFKYYMELSCTNQDVSPCCNQFDFPYDPALFDVCLNAFATNDLFPDLYFRRNNSELAVIGVTFTTQYPYTFLYESNDEFWQSVNPWMEEKISSAPGPLQNGWFISKLNYGLLFYDLQQSLASGTQISMVITLAIASGILLLTIQNVLITICAMVTITSAVFVTVASLVLLGWELNIIEATIITLAVGLSVDFTIHYGVAFKLSPSSDRDQRTRYSLSTMTAAITIAALSTFIAGALVLPATVLIYYQFGVFLMLVVSVSWSHGTFFFQALCITIGPQGSCGDVPCLPCCECCRLGEKPKKAIKVKPAHRSTVTQSHDNPLARHIVTEERVQTISRGFVDAAPLEGSVFFVQNNTTQTNGHIPPGQYGVPEPRTSHRNSSTPQGHRRTSGSLWPHDNHVTREQYDRYGSLGHNQRAVDRRSVVPNGSVVPNGANHRTMARESVVHGSNQRALARGSPNGAIQRHASHENIYAGAPNFNQVYTLNSVVDFDRLPQSSHQSLPRPSVR from the exons ATGACGAGTGTACGTAGAGCTTCCGGGAACGGTGATCGTTTGCGGGATCCGCACGGAGATCCACGCCGTGTGAAACGTCAAAGTGACGGCATGGATGAACGGCGACGACCTGGTGGTGTTTGCTTTAT GTATTCGAGGATCCTGGCTCGTTTCTGGTACGTGATCTGCCTGCTCGTTTTCCTGACGGTGGGGGCGTACACCGCTTTGTCGTTGACAGCGTACGAGCTTCCGGACTTTTCAAACCCCTCGGAG GGCTTCGAGACGCGTGGTACCGTAATAACATCACGTTTTGTAAGTCTCGGAAACCTTGTGGATGATGAAGACCTAGTGATGACTCGCCCTCTAGCGGTAGACAATAGCCAAACAAGGGTGAAACGACAGACCGGAGCCGATGCTGGTGTCCAGTTTTGTTATTCCATTG aatATTGGGGCGAGTTTGTTCCCGTCATGGTGTTTGAGACAGTAGACCGCGGAAACATGCTCACAACGTCGGCAATCAAATCGGTTTGCTCTACCGGGGAACGGCTCGTCACGACCCATCCCTCGTTCACGGCGAACTGCCTCTGTGTCGGTACCTACACGGACAGAGCCTGCCCTAGCACATGGTCTTTAGGTAACTACATAGCACTGTTCTCCAACAAGTCATCGTGTGCGGATATATCGGACGAGGATGTTGCATCCACTATGGCTTTACTTCAACGCTGCGCAAAGTTTGTGCACAACGGAACGCGGTCAGAGCGTGAGTTCGAGTATGCCGTACCCGGTTCGATCCCCGCTGAATGCAGTCAACATAACTATGCTGTCCATACTGTGCTGTATTATCTTCTACCGGCAGTTTTCACCAAGGGTATACTAGACGGCGTGACACCATTAGAGAGTCGAATCACTGCCGTGTTTTACCCGATATACGGCCACCAGAGAAACATCTTAGAGACCATCTTTACGGAGAACATTATGCCAGTTGCATACGAAGATGGGATCACAACAATCAAGGCTGTGGATTTCTTCATCAAATTCAGACTGTTTTCCTCAAACCTCTTCGCAGATAGTCTGTACATGGGCATTGGGATAGGCCTCATCTTCCTCTTAATCTGGGTGTACACCGGGTCGTTTTTGGTTACCCTTGCGGCACTTTTCAACATGATATTCTCATTGATCcttgggtattttttcttcactGTTGTCTTCAGCAGACCCTTCTTCCCGTTTGGGAACTTCATGACTGTGATCTTGATTATAGGCGTCGGTgctgacgacacctttgtgttTATGGACTTATGGAAGCAGTCGAGAGCAAAGCTTGGTATCGAGGACTTGCCACTACTTGTCCATGAGACGTTACGTCATGCTTCGGTCACGATGTTCGTCACAAGTGTGACTACAGCAGCTGCACTCTTTGCTACCGTCATCAGTGACATCACAGTGGTCAAATGCTTCGCTGTTTTCGCTGGTACCTCGATCATGATGAACCTGGTCTTGACTCTGACGCTGTTGCCTGCCGTCATCGTTATGCAACATAAAATAGCCGTCTGCTGCTGTGGATCAAAATCGCAGCGTTCAACACCCAACACTGAAACGAAATGCACGAGTTGtctaaacattttgttcaaaccGATCACAGTAATTGTTGAGCGCGTTATCCCATTCTTAGTGAGTAAACTTAGATATCTATGGataacccttttcacactgttgATGATAGGTGGCGCTGTTGTGATCTTCTTCCAACCAGGGTTTCAACTTCCTTCCCAAGCTGAATTTCAGTTCTTCGCAAGCTCTCACCCTTTTGAACTGTACGATTTTGTTTACAAAGATCAGTTCTCGTTCAGTGAGGAGAATTTTCCTGATGCCGATGGTACCATCATCTGGGGCGTCCAGGCTGTGGATAACGGGAATCACTGGAAACCTGGCGATTCTGGAACTTTAGTTCTAGATGATAGTTTCCAGTTCTACGAGCAGGAACACCAAACGTGGATGCTGAACTTCTGCGCAGAGCTCCGTAACCAAAGCTTTGTCAATCCGGATGAACCAGTGAGATGCTTTATTGAAAATTTCAAATACTACATGGAATTGAGCTGTACAAACCAAGACGTATCCCCCTGCTGCAACCAATTTGATTTCCCATATGACCCCGCTCTCTTTGACGTCTGTCTCAACGCGTTCGCAACCAATGACCTTTTCCCGGATCTTTACTTCCGGAGAAATAACTCGGAACTCGCAGTTATTGGAGTCACATTCACCACACAATATCCTTATACTTTTCTGTATGAATCAAATGATGAATTCTGGCAGTCCGTAAATCCCTGGATGGAAGAGAAGATCAGCTCAGCCCCGGGTCCATTACAGAATGGATGGTTTATTTCCAAACTCAACTACGGACTTTTATTCTACGATCTTCAGCAGAGTCTTGCATCCGGAACTCAAATCTCTATGGTCATTACGTTGGCAATAGCATCCGGAATCCTACTCCTGACTATCCAGAATGTCTTGATAACAATTTGCGCTATGGTTACAATAACAAGTGCTGTTTTTGTAACAGTAGCTAGCCTCGTTCTTCTTGGGTGGGAGTTGAATATCATCGAAGCGACTATCATCACGTTGGCTGTTGGGTTATCAGTTGATTTCACCATTCACTACGGTGTGGCATTCAAGCTCTCTCCTAGCTCGGATCGTGACCAACGTACTCGCTACTCATTATCAACCATGACGGCTGCTATCACCATAGCCGCTCTATCAACCTTCATTGCAGGAGCTCTGGTGCTGCCCGCTACGGTCCTCATCTACTACCAGTTCGGAGTCTTCCTGATGCTTGTAGTCAGTGTCAGCTGGAGTCATGGAACTTTCTTCTTTCAAGCTCTTTGCATTACAATTGGTCCGCAAGGGAGTTGTGGCGACGTACCTTGCCTGCCATGCTGTGAATGCTGCAGGCTGGGCGAGAAGCCCAAGAAAGCTATTAAGGTCAAACCGGCTCATAGGTCCACCGTCACCCAGAGTCACGATAACCCACTTGCAAGACATATTGTCACTGAAGAAAGAGTCCAGACTATCAGTAGGGGTTTTGTCGATGCTGCCCCTCTAGAGGGATCTGTGTTTTTTGTGCAGAACAACACAACTCAAACCAATGGTCATATCCCACCCGGACAGTACGGTGTCCCAGAACCTCGCACCAGCCATCGTAACAGTTCCACACCTCAGGGTCACAGGAGAACATCCGGCTCCCTTTGGCCACACGATAACCATGTGACCCGCGAACAATATGACCGATATGGATCTCTTGGTCACAACCAAAGAGCAGTGGACCGCCGGTCAGTAGTACCTAACGGATCAGTAGTACCAAATGGGGCGAACCACAGAACAATGGCCCGTGAGTCAGTAGTGCATGGGTCAAACCAAAGAGCACTGGCCCGTGGGTCACCAAACGGGGCAATCCAAAGACACGCCTCGCATGAAAACATCTACGCTGGCGCACCAAACTTTAATCAAGTTTACACACTTAACTCTGTGGTAGACTTTGACCGCTTGCCTCAGTCCTCTCATCAAAGCCTACCAAGACCAAGCGTGCGATAG